One window from the genome of Paramisgurnus dabryanus chromosome 20, PD_genome_1.1, whole genome shotgun sequence encodes:
- the LOC135733336 gene encoding voltage-gated potassium channel regulatory subunit KCNG3-like isoform X2: MKFGKSVCIINVGGTKYAFPKDVIKDFPLRRVSRLHSCASEREVLEVCDDYDRERNEFFFDRHSEAFGFIMFYVKYGKLRFVPHMCELSFYNEMIYWGLESSHLDFCCQRRLDDRMSDTYTHFTEEDLNDEFRTTDEVSNRADAKRDSKWLERMRRTFEEPTSSLAAQILASVSVIFVIVSMVILCASTLPDWKTAESNTVEEHRIIEAVCIGWFTAECIVRFIVSRDKCEFVRRPLNIIDLLAITPYYISVTMTVLTGENSQLQRAGVTLRVLRMMRIFWVIKLARHFLGLQTLGLTLRRCYREMVMLLIFICVAMAIFGALAQLLEHGLDLESRNEEYASIPAACWWVIISMTTVGYGDMYPITVPGRVLGGLCVVSGIVLLALPITFIYHSFVQCYHELKFRSARCTRSLSAEFLN, translated from the exons ATGAAGTTTGGTAAAAGCGTCTGTATCATAAACGTGGGTGGCACCAAGTATGCTTTTCCAAAGGACGTAATCAAGGATTTCCCTTTGAGGAGAGTAAGTCGTCTCCACAGTTGCGCATCGGAGAGAGAAGTGCTGGAAGTGTGCGATGATTACGACCGAGAACGGAACGAGTTCTTCTTCGACAGACATTCAGAAGCTTTCGGCTTCATCATGTTTTACGTGAAGTACGGAAAATTGAGGTTTGTCCCACATATGTGTGAGTTGTCGTTTTACAACGAGATGATTTATTGGGGTTTGGAAAGCtctcatctggacttctgttgCCAGCGGAGACTCGACGACCGCATGTCGGACACCTACACTCACTTTACTGAGGAGGACCTCAATGATGAGTTTAGGACGACGGATGAGGTGTCAAACCGTGCGGACGCAAAACGGGATTCAAAGTGGCTGGAACGGATGCGCAGGACTTTCGAGGAGCCCACGTCCTCTCTCGCCGCACAAATTTTGGCGTCGGTGTCGGTCATTTTTGTCATTGTGTCTATGGTGATACTTTGCGCGAGCACTCTTCCTGACTGGAAAACTGCCGAGAGCAACACAGTGGAAGAGCACAG GATCATTGAGGCGGTCTGCATTGGCTGGTTCACGGCGGAGTGTATCGTACGATTCATCGTGTCGCGAGACAAGTGTGAGTTTGTGCGGCGTCCGCTAAACATCATAGACCTTCTGGCCATCACGCCCTATTACATCTCTGTCACCATGACGGTTCTCACGGGTGAGAACTCTCAGCTACAGAGGGCTGGTGTGACGTTACGCGTGCTACGCATGATGCGAATCTTTTGGGTCATCAAGCTAGCCCGTCATTTCTTGGGCTTGCAGACTCTGGGGCTAACGCTGAGACGCTGCTACCGCGAGATGGTCATGCTTCTGATCTTTATTTGTGTGGCCATGGCCATATTTGGGGCACTGGCGCAACTGCTGGAGCACGGCCTGGATCTGGAGTCTCGGAATGAGGAATACGCTAGCATTCCTGCCGCCTGCTGGTGGGTTATTATCTCCATGACGACTGTCGGCTATGGAGACATGTACCCCATCACTGTGCCGGGACGTGTGCTTGGTGGCCTGTGCGTCGTGAGTGGTATAGTGCTCTTGGCACTTCCAATCACCTTCATCTACCACAGCTTTGTGCAGTGCTACCACGAACTCAAGTTTCGATCGGCTCGCTGCACCAGAAGCCTCTCTGCAGAGTTCCTCAACTGA
- the LOC135733336 gene encoding voltage-gated potassium channel regulatory subunit KCNG3-like isoform X1 — protein sequence MKFGKSVCIINVGGTKYAFPKDVIKDFPLRRVSRLHSCASEREVLEVCDDYDRERNEFFFDRHSEAFGFIMFYVKYGKLRFVPHMCELSFYNEMIYWGLESSHLDFCCQRRLDDRMSDTYTHFTEEDLNDEFRTTDEVSNRADAKRDSKWLERMRRTFEEPTSSLAAQILASVSVIFVIVSMVILCASTLPDWKTAESNTVEEHRYTDSLEHPSGIIEAVCIGWFTAECIVRFIVSRDKCEFVRRPLNIIDLLAITPYYISVTMTVLTGENSQLQRAGVTLRVLRMMRIFWVIKLARHFLGLQTLGLTLRRCYREMVMLLIFICVAMAIFGALAQLLEHGLDLESRNEEYASIPAACWWVIISMTTVGYGDMYPITVPGRVLGGLCVVSGIVLLALPITFIYHSFVQCYHELKFRSARCTRSLSAEFLN from the exons ATGAAGTTTGGTAAAAGCGTCTGTATCATAAACGTGGGTGGCACCAAGTATGCTTTTCCAAAGGACGTAATCAAGGATTTCCCTTTGAGGAGAGTAAGTCGTCTCCACAGTTGCGCATCGGAGAGAGAAGTGCTGGAAGTGTGCGATGATTACGACCGAGAACGGAACGAGTTCTTCTTCGACAGACATTCAGAAGCTTTCGGCTTCATCATGTTTTACGTGAAGTACGGAAAATTGAGGTTTGTCCCACATATGTGTGAGTTGTCGTTTTACAACGAGATGATTTATTGGGGTTTGGAAAGCtctcatctggacttctgttgCCAGCGGAGACTCGACGACCGCATGTCGGACACCTACACTCACTTTACTGAGGAGGACCTCAATGATGAGTTTAGGACGACGGATGAGGTGTCAAACCGTGCGGACGCAAAACGGGATTCAAAGTGGCTGGAACGGATGCGCAGGACTTTCGAGGAGCCCACGTCCTCTCTCGCCGCACAAATTTTGGCGTCGGTGTCGGTCATTTTTGTCATTGTGTCTATGGTGATACTTTGCGCGAGCACTCTTCCTGACTGGAAAACTGCCGAGAGCAACACAGTGGAAGAGCACAGGTACACTGACTCTTTAGAGCATCCATCCGG GATCATTGAGGCGGTCTGCATTGGCTGGTTCACGGCGGAGTGTATCGTACGATTCATCGTGTCGCGAGACAAGTGTGAGTTTGTGCGGCGTCCGCTAAACATCATAGACCTTCTGGCCATCACGCCCTATTACATCTCTGTCACCATGACGGTTCTCACGGGTGAGAACTCTCAGCTACAGAGGGCTGGTGTGACGTTACGCGTGCTACGCATGATGCGAATCTTTTGGGTCATCAAGCTAGCCCGTCATTTCTTGGGCTTGCAGACTCTGGGGCTAACGCTGAGACGCTGCTACCGCGAGATGGTCATGCTTCTGATCTTTATTTGTGTGGCCATGGCCATATTTGGGGCACTGGCGCAACTGCTGGAGCACGGCCTGGATCTGGAGTCTCGGAATGAGGAATACGCTAGCATTCCTGCCGCCTGCTGGTGGGTTATTATCTCCATGACGACTGTCGGCTATGGAGACATGTACCCCATCACTGTGCCGGGACGTGTGCTTGGTGGCCTGTGCGTCGTGAGTGGTATAGTGCTCTTGGCACTTCCAATCACCTTCATCTACCACAGCTTTGTGCAGTGCTACCACGAACTCAAGTTTCGATCGGCTCGCTGCACCAGAAGCCTCTCTGCAGAGTTCCTCAACTGA